The following is a genomic window from Miscanthus floridulus cultivar M001 chromosome 14, ASM1932011v1, whole genome shotgun sequence.
ATATGCCTCCCTTCCTTAATTTGTGACAAACTGTTGACATTGACACTGAACATGCTGAACCGAAAATTCAGGAgaaatgggaaagagaggaagggcaggcaataaaaaataattattagtGTTTCCAAGACAAGGACTGGATAGCAAAGAATAATCAAGCACGGCTGTTACTGTATCGAGGGATGCTCTTCAAATTTCGAAATAACCATTGTAGGGCCAGAGATAGACCATGTTATACTGGGTGATCCTATGCATTTGTAAAACTAATACAAAAAGATCATCAGAGGTAGTCCATTGACCATTGTATTGATCAATGCAAGTCGTCCCAAGAGAAACCTgcgatcaacaacaacaacagttcCATTCCAATTCCCAAGTGAAACCGAAGTACTAGAGGCAGCACCGCCACACGAACTAGCTGGCTGTGGCATTTGACACCTCCACGAATACCTCGTGAGCGCAACCGTCCCTGCCTGTCCCCAGCCCGCCTCCCCCCTGCTCTCCCTGCACTCCCAAACCTGAAGGAAGAAGCGAGAACAACCGCAGCAGCCGGCGCAACGGGCTCCCCAGCCGCGCCCCAAGTCCGCGAACTGCGAAGGAGCCGGTGCCAAGAAAGAAGGAAAAACCTTTCCCCTCCTCTAACGCCAATGGAACCAGGCCAACAAGGGGGAGCGGAGCAGCAGCAATGGTGATTAGGTTCTGACTTCAGGAATTGAGAGCGGAATACCTGCGGATCTCCCGgcggcggggcggcggcggctggcctCTTTGCGCTCGAGCGACTGTGCCTCCGTGGAGGGAGTGGGCTACGTCGTGCAAAAATAACCGAGCAGTAAGGCCTTGGCTATTGGTTGGCGTATTCGAGTGGTTCCGCTTTCGGCCCGCCCGGGCCAGCGCGTCTACACCTGCGCTGCGTGCCAGGCGCGCGGGCGCTGGGCGGCTGTGAGCCTTGCCTGGCGCGGCAGCCAGCAGCGCGCCTGGGCCGCTTGGCAGGCGGCGTCCGGTTGCTGGGGTCTGGAACGCTGCCGCGCTGGGAGACAAGGAAGGCAATGTGATGAACAAGGAAGGGTTCTCTGCAGCTGCAATTGGTTCGTCTCTTGTCCTTGCTCCCCAGATGTTTTTTTGCTAGGATGTTTGATTTCAGCGTGTTTTATGTGCTTGCATTACATGTCTAGTAGAGTAGCTTGGCACTGCTATGCAAGACATAAATAACCTTGTCCTCTGGAAATGATAGTGGAAGTAAATATTTTGCGGTACATAGAGAATTCTTGCCATATGTCGAAATGTCAAATACAGTAGCATCTCATCATGTatatatttaaaaacaaaagtagTACATCTCGAAGATAATACTGCTTTCAAGTTACAGTACTCTACACAATGTGATGAACAGGAACATTTGGAAATGCAAGCCCAATTCTGTCACTGCCATGGACCAGAATACAATTGAAACACAAATCTGACTTCCTGTCATGACTGATGAATTAGAACACTTATTCAATGGCAGAACACAAATCTGATCTGCGTGTGACTCTCAATGGGCATGTGCTGAGTTGTGCTTCAGCACGGTGAAGAAGAGGAAAGCAAACACAGCAAACATAATGCTCATCCCTGCTAAGGTTACCACATCGGTGCTTATCCTCTTTTCACTCAAGGATCGTATGCTTGCTATCCTTTCCCACACATATGAGCCATCAGGGAGCTGTGGGCACTGGCACTGTCTCTCGCACTGGGATGTGTCACAGTAGAAACTTATCACCGTCAGCACACTCATCGCATACTGAAACGGGTTCGTCCAGTACATCCACTTGTAGAACCTGATATCGGAGAAGAGGACCACCACACCAGAGGCAGAGATCCACAGCGATGTGATTATGGAGACGAGGAAGGCGGCGAGGATCGGGCTCGGAGCCAGGAATGTAATCATCATGCCAAAGTAGGTCATACAGAGTGTGAAAAGGAAGAGAACTGACCAGTAGGCCAAGAAATCGGCGGCTGTCTGGGTTGCTATCCCTGCCATGCCATTGCCAATGCCCACGAATGCCAATGTTGCTATGAGGAAGTAGGGAATTTCACTGATCACCCATGACACAGGATAGATTATTGGAAGGTACATCTTGGACCTCATTTCACGGAAGTAGGCAAGCTTGTCAGTGCCAATTTGAGGAATCACATTGTTAGCGGATATAACCCCGATGAGTATAGTTTGCATGTAGATGTACAGTGATCTAGAAGTCACCTCATATGTGTCTTTGTACTTAATCTTAAAATAGAGTGAGCCCATCAGTAATCCAATCATCACACAGCCAGTAAACCTGCTGTAAGTGTAGTTGACATTCCTCCATAAGAACCTCTGTGTCCTTAACAAAACCAACCCTATTTGCCTTATAAATGACACTGGATAGTTGTAACTAATGGATCTCATGTTATGGTCCTTTTCATTTCCATGTTTGTTGTTCTTCATAGCAGTGTTAATGACTTTCATGGCCACCTCATACAAATGACTGTTCTGAAACTCGTCTGCAAAATCTGTCACTGCAAGTTTTTTTCTTGGAATTCCAAGTCCAGTTACACCCATAACAAAACTTATAGGATTCTGTGTCTGTAGGTAGTGAGGAACCCTTGGGATCATGGTAAAGTATCCAAGTATTTCATGGCAATTGAGTCCTACTGGGCCAAAGTAAGCTTGACGGCCTTCTTGAGTTAGGATGATGACTTGATGGAAGTGTGAAAGTGCACGGGTGTTGGGATAGTTAAATGTTGCGATGACCGATTGACCGCAAACTGGTAATTGTGATAAGATGCTCAAGATTGCTGAGGTACCAGATGAATCAAGACCTGAAAGAGGCTCCTCAAGGAATAGAATACTTGGGTTTGCTGCAAGTTCAACTGCAATTGTGAGCTTCTTTGCTACTTCAAATGTTTTCCCAGTCCCATCTCTCAGGGAACCAACCAAGTTATTGGCATAATACTGCAAGCCCAGCTGGTCAAGAACTAACTGAACATGCATATGCCTTCTTGCTTTGCTTATGTGATTTGTTAATCTAAGGCTGGCACTGAATTGAAGTGACTCACGTATGGTGAGGTAAGGTTGATGTGCATCAATCCGCTCAGCATAGCCTACTCTTCTTGAGAAATCAGCAGAGGGTTTGGTGCCATTGACTCGGATATCTCCAGTAAAACTACCACCTAGAGGTGTCCTACCTGAAAGGCACTTTAGCAGTGTAGCTACACTTCCATTAGCACCCCCTACAAGAGCTAGCATAATTCCTGGTCTTGCACAACCACTGACATTCTCAAAATCTATAGCTTCTTCCTTTGTTACCTTTCCACACCTGTCACCGGAAAGCCTTGTCATACTGCATGTGATAAGGAATTAAAGTACATTTTGTTTTTTAAAACTTTATTGGCCTTGTCTCTGTCATCATGAATTTGCATTTAATCATGTATTATTTTTGTAATTTGTTAGTTCCATTTGTGTCACTTCATAATATGTTCTACTCTGAATAATATTTTGCTAACTTTCAGGTGCACACTTTATAAAACAGTACGCTAGTGTAGAATTGCAGCAGAATTAATTGGAAAATTACCTGACAAATGATAGTTCCAAGAATGATAAAGTCATCAGTGTGACTGGTATTGTCAACTGTTCTGAATCAATTTTAACTCTAAATTCTTCCCTCCAGCTCCTGACACTCGCATTCTCATCCTCAGAAAATATTGTTGTTGAACTAGATGCTAACTTTGGTGACTCCAGAAACTTGTATCTTCCTGACTCAATAGAAGCTTCTATACAACTGTCAGTTGAACTTGAATAAATCTCCACATCATACAAAAAATTCTTTGAAAGCttcctttttttaatctgtggcacAGATTGACTGATTTGCGAAAACTCCATCTTATTTAGGAATATCAATGCCATTAACAGAGCGAGTAGCGTCCAACCAATTAGAATTATAAAAGGGACCCAAGGCTTTCCTGAAACACCTGTCAACAGTTCAGCATAGATTAAGTAGGCCTTGCCAGTAGCCATCTCTGGATTGTCCTTGCAGAAAGTAAGTTGGTTTAGATATTTGTTGCAGAAGTCTTTGTAACCATATGAGAACTGTCGATCGCAGAAGGACATATTGGCCCAACGAATTGGATTGATGTGTAATAGCCACTTCCAGTATTGAGGGATATTAGATGGGTAAATCACAAACCCACTGAACAGAAGGAAAATGGAGACTATGAGGCCTGCATGCAGGTAGCAGTTCGAAACAGTATATCAGATGAAATCTACATGTTAATTTTGATAGAACTACAGAATTTAAACCAGGCTAACCAAAGTTTTGTAATGCTGTCTTCTCATACTTAAAGTTACAAAGATAGGGAAAAACTAATTACCTGCCAAAGCATTTGCAGCTTCAGGAATGGGTGCCATTGCACtcagaaagaagaagaatgaTGATCCAAAGTAAGCCACGAGAAACATCAGAACTAAGTAGTCGAGGAACACTACTCCATTGTTTTCCAATGTCAGACCCGCTAGAAAATACACACAAACTGAATAAAGGAGTGCCTGCATTACACATAATATGTTTGCATTATACAACCTTTGTTGTCATAGTTGTGAAGCTAGAAAGTAATATGCTGGTTATGTTTAGGATCAAGTACCATTTAGACTGCATATATGTGCAGATGTTAACTATTGGTGACAAAAAGTTGAAGGATGAGATTACCTCAGTAAAAGCCTGGGGTAGATTACTAATGCAATGAGCTACAACATAAGAGGATGTCCTGAAAAATCTTTGGTCCCTATGTTTATAGAATGTGGGTCTCTGAAGCATATATAGAGGTAGCTGAGGCATATTTATGAGCAAAATGCTCAT
Proteins encoded in this region:
- the LOC136503549 gene encoding ABC transporter G family member 29-like translates to MSKSQRAPSSPCDATWSLAGGVPRRHARSQSLVRGRSASASWRWSSTSMTDDGDNADDECGVVVVPTRGTETPATRARMPGLSRCASFEARARIGAASPGTARRVAVRLYDSLRRHGLRQEADRAFRDAAVANDDAPAADGGGGAAAERELTGMACLLKDGFVGYLRELAKITPPVPKQVVKFCGITYLAKIETATFSYETFGNKLLEYFVQPIRSLSLSKRSAELQILKGIDGYIMPGSMTLVLGPPGSGKSTLLKILAGRADPGQDSGLSGIVNYNEKTASEVRKSRLIAYVCGQLNMHIPFLSVRQTLEFARDCMQVLRPENFTPQMRKFFAYALVEGQDPFLEYVMQILDLKKIENCLVSGISDTDRDKLTIAELALGTYSVMVYDQPLTGSDLAMTYDLVNTIRAVCRIQQSSAVMALNHLSQEAFDLFDRIILLGEGHVLYQGPRQDAVTYFAQLGYMKPSHVESWEFLQDIAAENGMQYLLPRLTPRGLVELVECYYSSDHYLDIVRVIGKNKEFSTYWVESEPGIGLSLKEASTLNSNAEHQEMEIVVAKLLNKSGSATGAESTGNIQACILGIFAGTLFYKLGGQYNLQHMNSALLYSVCVYFLAGLTLENNGVVFLDYLVLMFLVAYFGSSFFFFLSAMAPIPEAANALAGLIVSIFLLFSGFVIYPSNIPQYWKWLLHINPIRWANMSFCDRQFSYGYKDFCNKYLNQLTFCKDNPEMATGKAYLIYAELLTGVSGKPWIKKRKLSKNFLYDVEIYSSSTDSCIEASIESGRYKFLESPKLASSSTTIFSEDENASVRSWREEFRVKIDSEQLTIPVTLMTLSFLELSFVSMTRLSGDRCGKVTKEEAIDFENVSGCARPGIMLALVGGANGSVATLLKCLSGRTPLGGSFTGDIRVNGTKPSADFSRRVGYAERIDAHQPYLTIRESLQFSASLRLTNHISKARRHMHVQLVLDQLGLQYYANNLVGSLRDGTGKTFEVAKKLTIAVELAANPSILFLEEPLSGLDSSGTSAILSILSQLPVCGQSVIATFNYPNTRALSHFHQVIILTQEGRQAYFGPVGLNCHEILGYFTMIPRVPHYLQTQNPISFVMGVTGLGIPRKKLAVTDFADEFQNSHLYEVAMKVINTAMKNNKHGNEKDHNMRSISYNYPVSFIRQIGLVLLRTQRFLWRNVNYTYSRFTGCVMIGLLMGSLYFKIKYKDTYEVTSRSLYIYMQTILIGVISANNVIPQIGTDKLAYFREMRSKMYLPIIYPVSWVISEIPYFLIATLAFVGIGNGMAGIATQTAADFLAYWSVLFLFTLCMTYFGMMITFLAPSPILAAFLVSIITSLWISASGVVVLFSDIRFYKWMYWTNPFQYAMSVLTVISFYCDTSQCERQCQCPQLPDGSYVWERIASIRSLSEKRISTDVVTLAGMSIMFAVFAFLFFTVLKHNSAHAH